The Passer domesticus isolate bPasDom1 chromosome 31, bPasDom1.hap1, whole genome shotgun sequence genome has a window encoding:
- the LOC135287740 gene encoding zinc finger protein 3-like — translation MESGDCAGAGAAREAGLKDFSFPNFGWMEEEAVRKRKMPRDTQAGEEEQGGEDGDQGGQIPTEEPRGRGRLERLHGAGIQQGGKAPEMAQEEGTKPSPGCSEVKGCTLSQGLELVTHEQLHDGEKPYKCLECGKSFRRSNTLVSHQMIHTGEWACECGECGKGFSCCSHLIIHQRIHTGERPYECPVCQKRFQTSSNLLLHERIHTQERPFRCPDCGKGFKRNSHLITHQRIHTGERPYECSQCGKSFTQSCNLNRHHQRHS, via the exons ATGGAGAGCGGGGACTGTGCAGGAGCCGGAGCAGCGAGAGAGGCCGGGCTGAAG gatttctcaTTCCCAAACTTTGgctggatggaggaggaggctgtaaggaagaggaagatgccccgggacacccaggcaggtgaggagga acaaggaggtgaggatggagaccagggaggacaaatccccacagAAGAACCTcgaggaagaggcagattgGAGCGGCTCCACGGGGCAGGAATCCAACAGGGAGGAAAAGCTCCAGAGATGGCACAGGAAGAGGGgaccaaacccagcccagggtgctctgaggtgAAAGGCTGCACCCTGAGCCAGGGATTGGAGCTGGTGacccatgagcagcttcatgacggggagaagccctacaagtgtttggagtgtgggaagagcttcaggcggAGCAACACCCTGGTgagccaccagatgatccacactggggaatgggcctgtgagtgtggggaatgtgggaagggcttcagctgctgctcccacctcatcatccaccaacgcatccacactggggagaggccctatgagtgtcctgtgtgccagaagaggttccaaaccagctccaatctcctcctgcatgagagAATTCACACacaggagaggcccttccgttgccccgactgcgggaagggcttcaagcgcaACTCCCACCTCATCACCCACCAGCgaatccacactggggagaggccctacgagtgttcccagtgtgggaagagcttcacccagagctgtAACTTGAacagacaccaccagaggcacaGTTAA